A genomic segment from Syntrophorhabdales bacterium encodes:
- a CDS encoding branched-chain amino acid ABC transporter permease yields the protein MLSVLAGLKNPIMNGLLLGGLYGIVGIGMSMIFGIVRVVNLAHGDLVILASYLSFVMLSIFGVSPLLTLVLVIPAMFLIGFIIQYYLVNRVLGKDMNPPLLVAFGLSIILQNLLLLIFTPDARTLLTDLSIATLPVGGFLSIPVVYLVDFVVALVTILLLSRFFTRTYLGKAIRAASDDEGAAELMGINPKRIYAWAMAIAGGTAAIAGVLVGMTFTFYPHTGPDYLIIAFGVVIVGGLGSLLGTFLGGLILGLAQLVGAHFLGPGFQLISGYIILLIVLALKPTGLFSKG from the coding sequence ATGCTTTCCGTGCTGGCCGGCCTTAAAAATCCAATCATGAATGGCCTTCTTCTGGGGGGCTTGTATGGAATCGTGGGTATCGGCATGTCCATGATCTTTGGGATTGTGCGTGTTGTCAATCTTGCGCACGGCGACCTGGTGATCCTGGCGAGTTACTTGAGTTTTGTGATGCTTTCTATTTTCGGAGTCAGTCCCCTCCTAACGCTGGTGCTCGTCATCCCTGCCATGTTTCTCATCGGCTTCATCATCCAGTATTACCTCGTGAATCGTGTCCTGGGCAAGGATATGAACCCTCCTCTTCTTGTTGCCTTCGGACTCTCCATCATTTTGCAGAATCTCCTGCTGCTGATCTTTACACCTGATGCCCGTACCTTGCTCACAGACCTCTCGATAGCTACCCTTCCCGTCGGCGGTTTTCTCAGTATCCCGGTGGTGTATCTGGTCGACTTTGTTGTAGCGCTGGTGACCATCTTACTGCTCAGTCGTTTTTTTACCAGGACCTATCTGGGAAAGGCCATCCGCGCAGCCTCTGATGATGAAGGAGCGGCTGAGCTCATGGGAATCAACCCGAAGAGGATCTACGCATGGGCCATGGCCATTGCCGGGGGGACAGCCGCGATTGCAGGGGTACTCGTCGGCATGACGTTTACGTTTTATCCTCATACGGGTCCCGACTATCTCATTATCGCGTTTGGCGTGGTGATTGTGGGTGGGTTGGGTAGTCTGCTGGGAACGTTCCTGGGAGGATTGATCCTCGGGCTTGCGCAGCTTGTCGGCGCTCACTTTCTCGGCCCTGGATTTCAGCTCATCTCCGGTTACATTATCCTCTTGATCGTTTTGGCCCTAAAACCCACGGGACTTTTTTCTAAAGGGTAA
- a CDS encoding branched-chain amino acid ABC transporter permease, translated as MASSFLQKLFGIVIVALALASFPFWASRYWVLIVLLFSLNLALSQMWNLLAGYSGLISLGQQAFVGLGGYTLAVFSMYYGFPIWLSVLIGGAVSVLFALLISAPIFRMRGVYFAIGTWTVAETLRILFSNWKYVGYGMGLFVKPAYTLSFNTIFYAGLGMGVASVLVVYFILRSKLGLGLMAMRDDETSSETMGVDIFRTKLACFVLAAGVTGVTSGVLYLHNIFIQPFSAFGIDWTVRLVFITIIGGIGTIEGPIVGSLIYVILQQWLSEYPSVSLLILGVIAIAVILVAPKGIMGTIQERLGFEILSPRRK; from the coding sequence ATGGCATCTTCGTTTCTGCAGAAACTTTTCGGCATCGTGATCGTCGCTCTGGCGCTGGCCAGTTTCCCTTTCTGGGCATCCCGTTACTGGGTCTTGATTGTACTCCTCTTCTCGTTGAACCTCGCCCTTTCGCAGATGTGGAACCTTCTTGCAGGTTACTCAGGGCTTATCTCTCTCGGTCAGCAGGCATTTGTCGGCCTCGGGGGCTACACGCTGGCGGTTTTCTCCATGTATTACGGGTTCCCCATCTGGCTGAGCGTTCTGATCGGAGGCGCGGTATCGGTTCTCTTTGCTCTTCTCATTTCCGCACCCATCTTCAGGATGCGAGGCGTCTACTTTGCTATTGGCACGTGGACCGTGGCCGAGACATTGCGGATTCTCTTCAGTAACTGGAAATATGTCGGCTACGGCATGGGGCTCTTTGTAAAACCTGCGTACACGCTCTCGTTCAACACCATCTTCTATGCAGGGCTGGGAATGGGCGTTGCCTCTGTCCTGGTTGTCTATTTTATTCTACGTTCCAAGCTGGGCCTGGGACTCATGGCCATGCGGGATGACGAGACCTCTTCGGAAACGATGGGCGTTGACATTTTTAGGACCAAACTTGCCTGCTTTGTTCTGGCAGCGGGCGTGACGGGCGTGACGTCAGGCGTTCTCTATCTTCACAACATCTTTATCCAGCCCTTCAGTGCTTTCGGGATAGACTGGACCGTCAGGCTGGTTTTTATCACCATCATCGGCGGGATAGGCACTATCGAAGGGCCGATCGTCGGCTCGCTTATTTATGTCATTCTCCAGCAATGGCTCTCAGAATATCCGAGTGTCAGTCTCCTGATTCTCGGCGTAATCGCCATTGCGGTGATCCTGGTCGCGCCCAAAGGTATCATGGGTACCATCCAGGAGCGGCTCGGCTTTGAAATCCTTTCACCCCGCAGGAAGTAG
- a CDS encoding TIGR01777 family oxidoreductase — translation MKILMTGGTGFVGSYLSDRLIKAGHGVTILIRSEEESKGASAGVSFLQGDPTQRGPWQEAIRNYDAVINLAGASIFTKWTDEQKKAILDSRVSTTRHIVEGIDPTRAKEFTLLSTSAVGYYGFHGDEELVEDSAPGSDFLATVAVAWEKEALAAREKGARVVITRFGIVLGAYGGALGQMLPLFRKFVGGPIGNGAQWFSWIHVADLTEAFLFLLRHTELSGAVNVCSPQPVRNRDLARAIGKALHRPSFMPAPGFMVRLVLGEFGSVILKGQRVLPRRLMEAGFVFQYPEIGKAVENVVRQEEERRRR, via the coding sequence GTGAAAATCTTGATGACCGGTGGAACCGGATTTGTAGGCTCTTATCTTAGTGACCGGCTGATTAAAGCCGGGCATGGCGTGACGATTCTTATTCGGTCTGAAGAGGAATCAAAGGGCGCGTCTGCAGGCGTCTCTTTTCTGCAGGGCGATCCCACGCAGAGAGGGCCATGGCAGGAAGCTATCCGAAATTATGACGCGGTGATAAATCTCGCGGGTGCGTCGATATTCACCAAATGGACAGACGAGCAGAAGAAAGCGATACTCGACAGCAGGGTCAGCACGACACGCCATATCGTTGAGGGCATTGATCCGACGCGGGCTAAAGAGTTTACCCTTTTGAGTACATCCGCGGTCGGCTATTACGGTTTTCACGGAGATGAGGAGTTGGTTGAAGACTCGGCCCCGGGTAGCGATTTTCTGGCAACAGTCGCGGTCGCATGGGAAAAAGAGGCTCTTGCCGCCCGGGAGAAAGGTGCACGGGTGGTCATAACGCGCTTCGGAATCGTTCTCGGCGCCTACGGAGGCGCGCTTGGTCAGATGCTTCCACTCTTCAGGAAATTTGTGGGAGGACCCATAGGAAACGGCGCGCAATGGTTTTCATGGATTCACGTGGCGGATCTCACTGAAGCCTTTCTCTTCCTTCTGAGGCACACCGAACTTTCAGGAGCGGTCAACGTCTGCTCGCCGCAACCGGTCAGGAACAGGGATCTTGCCAGGGCCATCGGCAAGGCCCTGCATCGCCCGTCGTTCATGCCGGCCCCGGGATTCATGGTAAGGCTGGTCCTGGGAGAATTCGGCTCGGTTATCCTCAAGGGGCAGCGGGTGTTGCCCCGCCGTCTCATGGAGGCTGGTTTCGTCTTCCAGTACCCGGAGATCGGGAAAGCGGTAGAGAATGTAGTGCGCCAGGAGGAGGAGAGAAGAAGGCGCTGA
- a CDS encoding TVP38/TMEM64 family protein translates to MRRYRAQIVAACVLVCIVIAIRWSGVDAYFTVENLRKHKDLLEQFISNHYSFSSFVFICLYLVCVALSMPGATVLTLSGGFLFHLFPGVVYVITGATLGGTCAFLLSRYILGNTIQKRYGSQLHRFNREFEENGHFYLLSVRFIPVFPFFLINMLSGLTNIGLRTFVWTTALGILPGSIVYTFAGSQLGTLHSVRDLLGGRIVIAFLLLAVLTLVPLVLKKIRAKRVR, encoded by the coding sequence GTGAGGAGGTATCGGGCGCAGATCGTAGCTGCCTGCGTTCTCGTCTGCATTGTTATCGCGATCAGGTGGTCCGGTGTCGACGCGTACTTCACGGTCGAGAACCTGCGCAAGCACAAGGACCTGCTTGAGCAGTTCATCAGCAATCACTACTCCTTTTCATCTTTCGTTTTTATCTGTCTCTATCTGGTCTGCGTGGCGCTTTCGATGCCTGGTGCAACGGTCTTGACCTTATCGGGAGGCTTTCTTTTCCATCTCTTCCCGGGAGTCGTGTATGTAATTACAGGGGCTACACTGGGTGGCACCTGTGCATTCCTGCTTTCTCGCTACATTCTCGGTAACACCATTCAGAAGAGATATGGAAGTCAGTTGCACCGCTTTAACCGGGAATTTGAAGAGAATGGCCACTTCTACCTCCTTAGCGTCCGCTTCATCCCTGTGTTTCCCTTTTTCCTGATCAACATGCTTTCCGGGCTCACGAATATAGGCCTCCGGACATTTGTCTGGACCACGGCCCTCGGGATCCTGCCAGGCTCCATTGTCTACACCTTCGCGGGAAGTCAATTGGGGACACTACATTCGGTGAGGGATCTCTTGGGAGGCAGAATAGTGATCGCTTTTTTGCTGCTCGCCGTGCTTACGCTTGTTCCCCTGGTTCTGAAGAAAATCCGCGCCAAAAGGGTTCGATAA
- a CDS encoding DUF3047 domain-containing protein: protein MRCIAMRGSPWFQFFAIALLASHFFVSMLYLCWSPPAGAQERKVLLHDDFRNLDKWKPLHFPKIEKHSLYSVESKDGEHYLRAETQASASGLLYRESFNVYDYPKVRWRWKISNVYDKGDGRTKASDDYPIRIYVLFEYDPQKAGAADKIKYGLARIIYGEYPPHSAINYVWSSATWNTPFITSPRTDKVKVVALQSGTLKAGTWQEEEVDALQDYRRMFGTDPPARASLGIMSDSDNTAEKAVSFVSFVEVYR from the coding sequence ATGCGCTGTATAGCAATGCGGGGGTCTCCATGGTTCCAGTTCTTTGCAATCGCACTGCTGGCTTCCCATTTTTTCGTATCGATGCTTTATCTCTGCTGGAGTCCACCTGCAGGCGCCCAAGAGAGAAAAGTACTGCTTCATGATGATTTCAGGAACCTCGATAAATGGAAACCACTTCACTTTCCAAAAATAGAAAAACATAGCCTTTATAGCGTCGAATCAAAGGATGGCGAGCACTACCTGCGTGCAGAAACCCAGGCTTCAGCCTCGGGTCTTCTGTACAGAGAAAGCTTTAACGTGTATGACTACCCTAAAGTCCGCTGGAGATGGAAAATAAGCAACGTATATGACAAAGGAGACGGGCGGACTAAAGCCTCTGATGATTACCCCATCAGGATTTATGTTCTCTTCGAATATGACCCGCAGAAAGCGGGGGCGGCTGATAAGATCAAGTATGGACTGGCAAGAATCATCTATGGTGAATATCCTCCGCACAGTGCAATTAATTACGTCTGGTCGAGCGCGACCTGGAATACGCCCTTTATCACGAGCCCGCGCACTGACAAAGTCAAAGTAGTGGCGCTGCAGAGCGGCACTTTGAAAGCGGGGACGTGGCAGGAAGAAGAAGTCGATGCGCTGCAGGACTACAGGAGAATGTTCGGTACCGATCCTCCGGCAAGGGCAAGCCTGGGCATCATGAGCGACTCTGACAATACCGCTGAGAAGGCAGTCTCCTTCGTCAGTTTTGTTGAGGTCTATCGGTGA
- a CDS encoding nitroreductase family protein gives MLADLVKANRSYRRFQEDKPVAHETLRQLVDLTRYAASAQNLQPLKYILSSTPEKNSLIFPHLAWAGYLKEWPGPEEGERPAAYIIILGDREITRNYYCNDGIAAQTMLLAAVELGLQGCMIANIQREKLRAALNIPEKYDIMLAIAFGYPNETVVLEEVKNGDIRYWRDEKSVHHVPKRSLSEIILDL, from the coding sequence ATGCTGGCAGATCTTGTCAAAGCAAACCGGAGTTACAGGAGGTTTCAGGAGGATAAACCGGTGGCGCATGAGACCTTGAGGCAGCTTGTGGACTTGACGCGCTACGCAGCGTCCGCGCAAAATCTACAACCACTCAAGTACATTCTTTCCAGCACACCTGAAAAGAATAGCCTCATTTTTCCTCACCTGGCGTGGGCCGGATATTTGAAGGAATGGCCCGGGCCCGAAGAAGGCGAACGGCCGGCTGCCTATATCATTATCCTGGGCGACCGAGAAATCACCCGAAATTACTATTGCAACGACGGCATCGCTGCCCAGACCATGCTGCTTGCAGCGGTTGAGCTGGGATTACAAGGATGCATGATTGCCAACATTCAGAGAGAAAAACTGAGGGCTGCGCTCAATATCCCGGAAAAATACGACATCATGCTCGCCATAGCCTTTGGCTACCCGAATGAAACCGTGGTGCTGGAGGAAGTGAAAAACGGAGACATCCGGTATTGGCGCGATGAAAAGAGCGTGCATCACGTGCCCAAGCGCAGTCTATCAGAGATCATCCTCGATCTCTGA
- a CDS encoding Sir2 family NAD-dependent protein deacetylase yields the protein MKELIDRAAAWIAAAQKVVVFAGAGLSTESGIPDFRSPGGVWDRYNPEDFYFQNFLASEASREKYWQMATEMYEPMKKAQPNAAHLAIAELELLGKLDCVITQNIDGLHHKAGNSESKIIELHGTAMYVSCLSCKKRYDRDEIQKRISEGEKAPRCDSCKGLLKPATISFGQAMPERETEEAYRRSAACDLFIVVGSSLVVQPAASMPVVAKRGGSKLTIVNRDETPLDDIADLVIRGQAGPVMAATLEIVRKRVGTGLA from the coding sequence ATGAAAGAACTGATCGATAGAGCTGCCGCATGGATTGCAGCAGCACAAAAGGTAGTTGTCTTTGCAGGAGCAGGCCTCAGCACCGAATCGGGGATACCCGATTTCAGAAGCCCGGGAGGCGTGTGGGATCGCTACAACCCGGAAGACTTCTACTTCCAGAACTTTCTTGCCAGCGAAGCCTCAAGGGAGAAGTACTGGCAGATGGCAACAGAAATGTATGAACCGATGAAGAAAGCCCAGCCCAACGCGGCGCACCTCGCCATCGCCGAACTGGAATTGCTGGGCAAGCTGGACTGTGTAATCACGCAGAATATAGACGGTCTCCATCACAAGGCGGGCAATTCAGAAAGCAAAATCATTGAGCTTCATGGCACGGCCATGTATGTCTCCTGCCTGAGCTGTAAGAAACGGTACGACCGCGACGAGATCCAGAAGCGGATCAGCGAGGGCGAGAAGGCACCGCGCTGCGACTCGTGCAAAGGATTGCTCAAGCCGGCGACCATCTCCTTCGGCCAGGCCATGCCGGAACGCGAAACAGAAGAGGCATACAGGCGCTCTGCCGCATGCGATCTCTTCATTGTGGTTGGTTCATCTCTCGTGGTCCAGCCGGCTGCCTCCATGCCTGTGGTTGCAAAACGGGGCGGATCAAAGCTTACCATTGTCAACCGCGACGAGACGCCCCTGGATGATATCGCTGATCTTGTAATCCGCGGACAGGCCGGCCCGGTGATGGCGGCAACACTGGAAATTGTGAGAAAAAGAGTGGGAACGGGACTGGCATAA
- a CDS encoding acetolactate synthase large subunit — MNGAELLVRTAKERGIQVCFANAGTTEIPIVMALDSVKGMRAVLGLFEGVCTGAADGYGRMTGRPAMALLHLGPGFANGIANLHDARRAATPVLNVIGQHATWHLRADPPLAMDIESLARAVSGWVRSNRSVETLSHDVSEAVNESLFGQVSSLIVPHDVQMAEVEDRKPEDVGFAFDPIDADAIEKAAKRIRAARKPALLLDGRALSRPGLDAATRISAACRADLFAPSFFSCTERGSGLPDVQRIPYFPEEAVSLMAGYDVVVIVAAHEPVTFFGYPGVRSHILSESQEKIHLCTKKADPVEALIALAAALDAPARVTMSEPHNNRSGLPEGTLTAEKACLTLASLQPEYAIIVDEGITSGFTYYPLTVSSPPHSFMTIAGGSIGYGMPCATGAAIACPERPVINLQADGSALYTAQALWTQAREGLHVTTLICSNRSYKILQLELSRAGIASYGNNARALTDLKAPPIDWVSLARGFGVPAVSVDTAEALARALGISLAEPGPRLIEMVLT; from the coding sequence GTGAACGGGGCAGAACTCCTGGTCAGAACCGCCAAGGAACGGGGCATCCAAGTCTGTTTCGCCAACGCGGGCACTACGGAAATACCGATCGTGATGGCGCTTGACTCGGTAAAGGGCATGAGAGCTGTCCTTGGGCTGTTCGAAGGAGTCTGCACAGGCGCGGCTGACGGTTACGGCAGAATGACTGGCAGGCCTGCCATGGCGCTCCTGCATCTCGGTCCGGGGTTCGCCAACGGCATTGCAAACCTGCACGATGCAAGAAGAGCTGCTACACCTGTTCTCAACGTCATCGGTCAGCACGCAACCTGGCACCTTCGTGCTGATCCACCCCTTGCAATGGACATAGAAAGCCTGGCCCGCGCTGTGTCTGGTTGGGTGCGCAGCAACCGATCCGTCGAGACGCTCTCACACGATGTGAGTGAAGCGGTCAACGAGTCACTCTTTGGGCAAGTATCCAGCCTCATCGTTCCTCACGATGTCCAAATGGCTGAAGTCGAGGACAGAAAGCCAGAAGACGTTGGCTTTGCCTTTGATCCGATCGACGCAGATGCTATCGAGAAAGCAGCAAAGCGCATTCGCGCTGCGAGAAAACCCGCCCTTCTCCTTGACGGTCGGGCTCTGAGCAGACCAGGGCTGGATGCGGCTACGCGCATCAGCGCAGCCTGCAGAGCTGATCTTTTTGCGCCAAGCTTTTTCTCCTGCACGGAACGCGGTTCCGGTCTACCCGACGTGCAGCGTATACCCTATTTCCCGGAAGAGGCGGTCTCACTGATGGCTGGCTACGATGTTGTCGTGATTGTCGCTGCGCATGAGCCAGTCACATTCTTTGGCTATCCCGGTGTCAGAAGTCATATCCTGAGCGAGTCGCAGGAAAAGATCCACCTCTGCACCAAGAAAGCCGACCCGGTGGAGGCGCTCATTGCGCTGGCGGCTGCGCTGGATGCACCCGCTCGCGTGACTATGAGCGAACCACACAACAACCGCTCCGGATTGCCCGAGGGTACACTTACAGCGGAGAAAGCATGCCTCACGCTTGCAAGTCTCCAGCCGGAATATGCAATCATTGTGGACGAAGGTATCACCAGCGGGTTCACGTATTATCCCCTCACTGTGTCCTCTCCTCCGCACAGCTTTATGACCATTGCAGGCGGCTCTATCGGCTACGGCATGCCGTGCGCCACAGGCGCCGCTATTGCGTGCCCTGAACGACCGGTAATCAACCTTCAGGCGGACGGAAGCGCTCTGTACACGGCACAGGCTCTCTGGACCCAGGCGCGGGAGGGGCTGCACGTCACTACCTTGATCTGTTCCAACAGGAGTTACAAGATTCTACAGCTTGAACTTTCCCGCGCAGGCATTGCGTCCTACGGAAATAATGCACGAGCACTCACGGACCTGAAGGCACCGCCCATAGACTGGGTAAGTCTTGCGCGCGGCTTTGGTGTTCCTGCTGTTTCCGTTGACACAGCGGAAGCGCTCGCGAGGGCGCTCGGCATCAGTCTGGCGGAGCCGGGACCGCGGCTCATTGAAATGGTATTGACATAA
- a CDS encoding NUDIX domain-containing protein encodes MVKQSAGLLMYRKRGQSIQVLLVHPGGPFWAKKDLGAWSIPKGEFAEDEDALKAARREFEEETGFLPTGNFIRLGSIKQPSGKIVHAWGFEGDLDTRNIKSNTFLLEWPPQSGKQQEFPEVDRADWFNIETAKEKITKGQIDFLDELLRNLESDPPEAA; translated from the coding sequence ATGGTGAAGCAGAGTGCAGGCCTCCTCATGTATCGTAAACGAGGCCAATCCATCCAGGTCCTGCTCGTGCACCCTGGAGGTCCCTTCTGGGCCAAAAAAGATCTCGGCGCCTGGTCGATACCGAAAGGAGAATTTGCAGAGGATGAGGATGCGCTGAAAGCGGCTCGGCGAGAATTTGAGGAGGAAACAGGCTTTCTGCCAACAGGCAATTTCATACGCCTCGGCAGCATCAAACAGCCGAGCGGCAAAATCGTTCACGCGTGGGGCTTCGAAGGGGATCTTGACACCAGAAACATCAAGAGCAATACCTTCCTGCTCGAGTGGCCCCCTCAATCGGGCAAGCAACAGGAATTTCCCGAGGTTGACCGGGCCGACTGGTTCAACATCGAAACCGCCAAAGAAAAGATTACTAAAGGGCAGATCGATTTTCTGGACGAACTTCTCCGTAATCTTGAATCCGATCCCCCGGAAGCAGCGTGA
- a CDS encoding SDR family NAD(P)-dependent oxidoreductase, which produces MDFTGRTALITGAGQGIGKACAEVFASRGSSLVLLDKNKNTLPHVAKALRAEGCGVIAHVIDLTHTRRLETLIEHIKKETAVDILVNNAGFDKPGVTSKTHRNRFNAVLGIHVGVPFMLIKLLLPDMRARKWGRIINISSVYGLSGAKGEVAYSTAKAGIVGLTKTAAREGGPDGVTVNAVVPGLIRTPTIEKMPEKYKIPILEQTLLGRIGEAEEVARTIAFLASDDASYITGTTITVSGGWGI; this is translated from the coding sequence ATGGACTTCACCGGCCGCACTGCGTTGATAACCGGAGCAGGGCAAGGAATCGGCAAAGCCTGCGCAGAAGTCTTTGCCAGCAGGGGCTCAAGCCTCGTGCTGCTCGACAAGAACAAAAATACTCTCCCACACGTTGCTAAAGCTCTCAGGGCAGAGGGCTGTGGCGTCATAGCGCACGTGATCGACCTGACCCATACCAGACGGTTGGAAACACTGATTGAACACATAAAAAAAGAAACAGCGGTCGACATCCTGGTGAATAATGCGGGTTTTGATAAGCCTGGTGTCACCTCGAAAACTCACAGAAACCGTTTTAACGCTGTGCTCGGGATTCACGTGGGCGTTCCCTTTATGCTCATCAAACTGTTGCTTCCTGACATGAGGGCCCGAAAATGGGGGCGCATTATCAACATAAGCTCCGTATACGGTCTCTCCGGTGCAAAGGGAGAAGTGGCCTATTCCACGGCGAAGGCCGGTATCGTTGGGCTGACAAAGACTGCGGCGCGTGAGGGCGGACCTGATGGCGTGACCGTGAATGCGGTGGTACCAGGGCTCATCCGGACTCCTACCATAGAAAAAATGCCGGAGAAGTACAAGATTCCCATCCTGGAGCAAACATTGCTCGGCAGGATCGGTGAAGCGGAAGAAGTGGCCCGGACGATAGCGTTTCTTGCATCCGATGATGCATCCTACATAACCGGAACAACCATAACAGTTTCGGGTGGCTGGGGTATTTAA
- a CDS encoding c-type cytochrome: MEHFYQLLESIGYLHPVHPPFTHVPVGLVIGAFLLGLVSFLFRSQSAGRAARYCMLIAFISMFVAAFLGYMDWQHFYAGGWLRPIKFKLVLAAILLVLSAISLRAGVADERTSARVAGMYTLCTLTVLGLGFFGGELVFSGRVPVAPAEFRVGEKLFRANCSGCHPYGTNIVAPDAELRGSDDYKDLQTFIRWIRDPKMDNGARGVMPPFPPSRISDTQAGELREYIMKTMGPAKEVPTCDVTIPAVAPKTDPASIAKGKELFEANCKRCHTVSGTETIVGPGLKGLLKRTTFPVGDWPSTPGNIFKQLRCPYKQMPSFKERLKDDEVIDIIAFLNAQ; encoded by the coding sequence ATGGAACATTTCTATCAACTCCTCGAAAGCATCGGGTATCTCCATCCCGTGCATCCGCCCTTCACGCATGTGCCTGTAGGGCTGGTGATTGGAGCCTTTCTGCTGGGACTGGTATCATTTCTGTTCCGCTCCCAGTCTGCCGGCCGGGCTGCACGGTATTGTATGCTCATCGCATTCATTTCCATGTTCGTCGCCGCATTCTTAGGGTACATGGACTGGCAGCACTTCTACGCCGGCGGCTGGCTTAGGCCGATAAAGTTTAAACTGGTGCTGGCAGCGATTCTCCTCGTCTTGTCCGCTATTTCGCTTCGGGCAGGGGTGGCCGACGAGAGAACATCGGCACGTGTCGCAGGCATGTACACCCTCTGCACGCTTACGGTACTAGGTCTCGGCTTTTTCGGGGGCGAGCTTGTCTTTTCCGGCAGAGTTCCTGTTGCGCCTGCAGAGTTCCGGGTAGGAGAAAAACTTTTCCGCGCTAATTGCAGCGGGTGCCACCCATACGGCACGAACATAGTCGCGCCCGATGCAGAATTGCGAGGCTCAGACGACTACAAAGACCTCCAGACGTTTATCCGATGGATACGCGATCCTAAAATGGATAATGGCGCCCGTGGCGTCATGCCACCCTTCCCTCCGTCGAGAATATCAGACACACAGGCCGGCGAATTGCGTGAGTATATAATGAAGACAATGGGACCGGCGAAAGAGGTCCCCACGTGTGACGTCACGATTCCCGCAGTCGCGCCGAAGACTGATCCTGCAAGTATCGCAAAAGGAAAAGAGCTCTTTGAGGCCAATTGCAAACGCTGTCACACAGTAAGCGGGACAGAGACTATCGTGGGGCCCGGCCTGAAGGGACTGCTGAAACGCACAACCTTCCCCGTCGGCGATTGGCCATCAACACCCGGGAATATTTTCAAACAGCTCCGGTGCCCCTACAAACAAATGCCGTCATTCAAAGAAAGACTGAAGGATGACGAGGTCATAGATATCATCGCCTTCCTGAACGCGCAGTAG
- a CDS encoding DUF488 domain-containing protein, which produces MVGIKRVYDVPTRQDGKRILVDRLWPRGVKKDPKVVDDWMKEIAPSDDLRKWFSHDPAKWVEFKRRYKKELETKRELVEQLRRQARGGQLTLLYAAKDTEHNNAVVLKEIIAAR; this is translated from the coding sequence ATGGTTGGGATAAAGAGAGTTTATGACGTTCCTACTCGGCAGGATGGCAAAAGAATACTCGTAGATCGCCTCTGGCCCAGAGGAGTGAAGAAGGATCCGAAAGTCGTCGACGACTGGATGAAGGAGATTGCACCCAGTGATGATCTGCGGAAATGGTTCAGCCACGATCCAGCGAAATGGGTCGAGTTCAAGAGAAGATACAAGAAAGAGCTGGAAACAAAACGTGAACTGGTCGAGCAACTCAGGCGTCAGGCCCGCGGGGGTCAGCTGACGCTTCTTTACGCAGCCAAGGATACGGAGCACAACAACGCCGTTGTGCTCAAAGAGATAATCGCAGCGAGATAA